One window from the genome of Salisaeta longa DSM 21114 encodes:
- a CDS encoding aspartyl/asparaginyl beta-hydroxylase domain-containing protein: MSEQTATPSAPTDTARLQQSTFKDRDDSLGRRLGQKAIHSLDWLFGRFSRVGDRPVHDPAQFPWTQHLEAHWEEIRDELEAILQYREALPSFHDIAEDASTISDEKWKTFFFYGYGTKAEENCARCPRTTELIERVPGMTTAFFSILAPGKHIPAHRGPYKGVLRYHLGLKVPEPASQCRIRIADEVVHWAEGKSLVFDDTYNHEVWNATSGERAILFLDVKRPLPQPLHALNSGLISLAQHTSVVQDATTNQQQWSKRLEEAEAMEQG; this comes from the coding sequence ATGTCCGAACAAACTGCAACACCATCTGCACCAACTGACACTGCGCGCCTTCAGCAGTCTACCTTCAAGGATCGTGATGACAGCCTGGGGCGTCGCCTCGGACAAAAAGCCATCCATAGCCTCGACTGGCTGTTTGGACGGTTCTCGCGTGTAGGCGATCGTCCGGTGCACGACCCGGCACAGTTTCCATGGACGCAGCACCTAGAGGCGCACTGGGAGGAGATTCGGGACGAGCTGGAGGCCATCTTGCAGTACCGCGAGGCGCTGCCCAGCTTTCACGACATTGCCGAGGACGCATCCACGATCTCCGACGAAAAGTGGAAGACGTTTTTCTTTTATGGCTATGGCACGAAAGCCGAAGAAAATTGCGCCCGCTGCCCACGCACCACTGAGTTGATTGAGCGTGTGCCGGGCATGACGACGGCCTTCTTTTCGATTTTGGCTCCCGGTAAGCACATTCCCGCGCATCGCGGCCCGTACAAGGGCGTGCTGCGGTACCACCTGGGGCTAAAAGTGCCCGAGCCTGCATCGCAGTGCCGCATCCGCATAGCCGATGAGGTGGTGCATTGGGCGGAAGGCAAAAGCCTTGTGTTTGACGACACCTACAACCACGAGGTGTGGAACGCGACGAGCGGCGAGCGCGCCATTCTCTTTCTGGATGTGAAGCGCCCGCTCCCGCAGCCGCTGCATGCGCTCAACAGCGGCCTCATCAGCCTTGCGCAGCATACCTCGGTGGTGCAAGACGCGACGACCAATCAGCAGCAATGGTCGAAGCGCCTTGAGGAGGCGGAAGCCATGGAGCAGGGATGA